A region of the Haematobia irritans isolate KBUSLIRL chromosome 5, ASM5000362v1, whole genome shotgun sequence genome:
ATATAGTTGTCGCCCGAACCTTAAGCCATATATATGAATAGATAAATAGTTATAGATAGCCATAATTGGTCATGTTAATCAATGGAATTAATatgtatttatttgaatttagtaCTTTTCTAGTGAtatatagaattaagatttaCTAAAATGGCAGTACACTATTATTGGCCTCATTTGGCTTATTGTATTGtctcaataaattgaaattgaaattgaaattttttattgatatgtcttcaaccacagaaacgatagtatcaattaaaaaattaattggcagtcaattaaaaaattattataatttgtgtGATTATTAAATAATTCACTTCAAAGAAAAtcaactttttcaatttttggttttagcggctaaactcgaacttaatacccaccttaagattTTAatcggaaaaatgttcgtgaaatttttttcagttgacaattaattggatcaattaatttcgtgattgaatcagaaaaaaatattttgtttgtatgtatgttTGTTACCATATTTGTCCTGGTTTAGTTATAGTTtgggttaaattaaatttggtctGCCTGATATGCTGAAGATAACCctatattattgttattatcttggtacacacaaaaaaaaatttttctgattcaatcacgaaattaattgatccaattaattttttaattgaaatgtcttcaatcacagaaatgatagtatcaattaaaaaattaattgacagtcaattaaaaaattaattgatccaattaaaaaattaattgatactattaatttgtgtgattgatttttatttcaattaaaaaatttgttgattcaattaaatttttaattgaatattttttaaaactcaattaagatgttaattggaaaaatgttcgtgaattttttttctgtgtaatataaaagttgaaatattagtttatgctTTTGGACCACGGTGCAATCATGAcatcattaaaattgaaataacgaattatgaaaaattaaccCACATTGCATCGATTTCTATACACCAGGATAGGCACAAAAAATAACTGCTTGTGCAAGGAACCCAACTCCAACCAAGGGACTACTAACTGTGTTTCCACTATGGGTTCATAAAAGCTAAAATATTAACGAGGATTGTGCCGAAAATAGATTAAAAAACTGTCATTTCGAGTAGTCCACTGGAAAATTCCCATGCACatattaatttcaaaatgttcaAATAGGCTTTACATAATTGgggaccaccgtggtgcaatggttagcatgtccgccttgtatacagaaggtcgtaggttcgattcctgctacgaccgaacaccaaaaatataataatccaccgctgaaaaatttttctttatttacttatatatatatatatatatatatatatatatatatatatatatatatatatatatatatatatatatatatatatatatatatatatatatatatatatatatatatatatatatatatatatatatatatatatatatatatatatatatatattgtaaaaataataaagcctttttggtgtttggtcgaaactgggtttgaacccacgaccctgtgtatgcaaggcgggcatgctaaccattgcaccacggtggctcaataGTAATGGGCATCATTTATCATTACTGAATTGTCCAAACTGCCTATAGGGCGTTAgttgattaaataaatgaataaataaataaataaataaactggtGTAGAACGCCATGAGCATTCAGTCTATTAAGATACCACAGTAACTAAAAGTATCTACCACATATAGAGACTTcttcatacaatttttataacattaaaAGTTACTCtaaaaatatcaagaatattGAAATACAAAAGATGGTGAATTTCCATATTATCAAGAAATTATGATCCTATGCTTCACTCAATCGTAAGCGAGACCTCCTACCTCAGTAAATTCTCGTATAAATCTGAACTTTCCGCAATGATAAATGCTTCCATTAATTCCCACAATACCCATACTTCTTACCTTGTCCTTTAATCGAAAAACAATGATCCACATACATTAGAAAAGGTTCATCCAACCTATGATTTGGTAAAACCATATGGGACTTAATGCCCTCTACCAGCTCTGGTATTCCTTCACATGTTTGAGCAGATAcatgaaatattggaaaatgatCACCAAATGCTGTGCTCGATATTGCTTTCCTAAGTTTAATGTCAagtttttttaaagttgttgtTCTCTTCTCCTGTGGCTCCAACATATCTATTTTATTGATAACTACTACAAGTTTTCTCTTGAGTAAAGCTCCAATGACAATACATTCAGCAGTTTGGGTTTGAATACCCTTCTGGGCATCAATAACTAAAATCATCATATCAATAATTTGGGCACCTATTTTATGGaggttatattttaaaattcaaattgatCATTGCGATTAGTTCTAGGAAACTTGCCTCCAATAATTGTTCTTATGAGACTTGCATGTCCCGGACAGTCAACAAACGTTATTTGTATTTGCTCTATGTCTGGATGGTCAGATTTGATTTGTTCGGGAGTGTCTACCATTAGAGCACTAAAACCTAAATCCAATGTTATTCCTATTGGaagaattttgttagattttatgaatctatataaaaaattaaatggaccaTTTTACCTCGCTGTTGGGATTGTGATGATTTATCAAAACTGGCCGTACTAGATATCGAGCTAAGTACTTTGGCCAATGAAGTTTTTCCAGAGTCCACATGTCCAAGTAGtccaatgtttaaatttttaacaaccatCTTCCAAATGTGTTATTTATTGGCAGGATATTTTGAATACAAACTAGTCGAAATCGCCGGTTTGTTGAAACAGCTGATGTCGGTTAGTGCTGTGCATATTATGGGGTCATTTAACGTTAAAATATCTCATACCGATTATGTAAAAAGTAATTGTTGCTGTGTTAGGGTTTCCAAGTGAAACTCTAGAATGAAGACGAATATATTTAACCAATTGGTACAATATGTGTTTATCAGGAAAAGGAAAACCGATTTCTCATATGAAAATGAATGTTTTCGGTCGACTAGAATGCCATTTCTCTATTCTTAATGGAGGGTACTATGATCAATTTTTCCACCAaaacttctaaaaaaaaaattataaaattttctccgaaCATCGACATACTGGTCTCACAATGTATATACTATATtgcaggtcgtggtgaaattctgagtcgatctaagcatgtccgtccgttcgtccctcTGCTGAAATCAagcgaacttccgaacgaaacaagctatccatttgaaaattggcacaaatagttgttattgatgtaggtcggatggtattgcaaatgggctatatcggaccacttttaggtatagcccccatataaacggaccccccacgtacgtggtgttatatatataataatcgttcaaaaattggtgctataagtatatatgtatagcccccatataaaccgatccccagatttgacttttggaggagcaaatttcattcgatccggttgaaatttggtacgtggtgttagtctatggcctctactattttaatttaatttattttcatatgttaCTAAGCCTTACAAAGGCCTTTTACAGttacttaaaacaaaatttaaaaactactcaaaacaattctcttatttctaacaCTAATATACTAACAATAATACAACAACAGGATACTACTCTATTATaatgtataataaaattataattatttggacacatattacaaaatataacttcgtgcaaaaattaatccatatcggtctataattatatatagcccccatataaaccgatccacatatttgacttgcggagtctctaggaggggcaaatttcatccgatccggttgaaatttggtaagtggtgttagtctatggactctaacaatcgtgcaaaaattggtctatatcggtctataattatgtatagcccccatataaaccgatccccagatttcacttccggagcctccagaagggacaaaattcatctgatccggttgagacttggtacgtggtattagcctATAGACTCTAATAATCGTGcataaattggtgcatatcggtcaataattatatatagcacccatataaacagatcaatAGATTTGACTTGAGGTGCCTCTAGAAAGGGCGTTAGTCTATGGCCTCTAATAatagtgcaaaaattggtccatatcggtctataattatataaagccctcatatataacgatccccagatttcacttcCGGTCCATTTTGTAGgtttaaatttcatccgatcccgttgaagtaTATGTACTAAAActatacattgccatcggcaaatttTACCACATCCCAATTCGATTTTGGTGGCAgtcttaggaaaattttgtacgcaatccattgtggtgggtacttaagattattttaaaaatatttgattgaacAAGTAGCCATGGAAATAAGTTGGGTTTCGTTTgaggaaaccgaacatagtacccacctcatGATACGTTCATAGAAAGTGTCTAATGATACTTTTTCGTAAGCTTGGTCTAGCGAACATAATAATACTAAATATTCCAAGCTAATACATTCATAGTAATTAGTTATCTGCTATGACTTGTGTTTATTGATGCATATTCAAAGTGATCCTTTGACTTTTCTCTTGGGGGTATATCATGTTTAAATGTTGCCCACATCCGGTCGCACATTGAATGTGCCCAATCCAATGGCTTCTGAAGTGAATAGCCAAAAatatttcttgttttgtttcacaCATTTTCTTTTGTCCTTTTTGATTGTAATCTATTCTCTGATTCTAATCGTGTTTAATTGATAGTAATTAAGGTtcgtttaattgatttacacatTGAATCTTtggtacttgttttgttttttggtagattgtaaTTGTCCTTCGCTCTAACTACAGCTACACGAtgaacataataaaatttttatttgatgtaAAATCTATGCACCAGTGTCTCTTCGTATTATACAATGTTTTATACTACACTGGTTGCCTGTGtttcaaaatagaaaatggAATGCGTTTATATTATACGCGATGGAGCACGGTATTCGGATACATTGTGCGATTTCTACTGGTGATAAGCTTTATTGGAGGTCTGGCAATGAAATTCACAGATGACGAGTTGTATGATGCAATGATAGGACGTCTTGAGCCTGTTATTAAATTCGTCCTGTGTTTTGAGTGTTTCATCAGTACCGTTATGTACATACAAATAACGTTCAGTTTGGACTTTACCCGATTGAAACATTTACACCTTTCTCATCTTCTTCAGAGTCTGGATGACAAGCTCCTTAAAGATTTCCCCTTTGTCAAGTGGAACTATAATAAAACTGCGAGAAAATATAATGTTTTGGTATCATTGGTGACTATATACTTCATGTCCATTTCTCTGGGATTCGTATTCAATTTATCACGTTGTCGTTGTGGCTATATTAGTTCATTTCTACTTGCCTTTTCTTATGCTTGCATGACTTGTTGTGCTGGAACAGCTAATTTCCTATATGTAGCTGGAATGGATATGCTGCGAATAAGATTCCGATTGCTATACAAGCTAATCAAGGTGTGCTTTtcaacaaaaagcaggacatcgAAAGATGACATCAAGCTATTTCGGAAGCTTAAGatattgcaattttatttcaaggaaTACAATTCAATGATACCAACGCTAAATCATGTCTTTAGTAGTGTTAGTGGAGCTGGAACATTTCACGATTTTGCCATGTTAACGAATGTGGGATTTTTGCTTTTGTCGAAAACAATTGAGGGTAAAGCGGGGCCAGAAGAATACGCATATATTGTGCTTTTTATGCTGCCACGAGTCTATAAAGTTACCATGACAGTGACCTATGGGCACTTGGTTCATGTAGCGGTAAGAGAAGAATATATTGTTTGACAATATAAACAGTGAAATAATCAAAGTAttaattaattcttaatattcatgttgtttttttttctaattttcagCGAAGAAATTGTATCCATGATATGTTGAGTgtggaaaagtttttcaacgaacCGAAGATTATTAAGCAAAACATGGATTCATTCCTACATTGGCGAATGCATAATAATTACTTTTTTAGTATAGGAAATTCTATACGTTGTGATCTGCCAGTTCTATTTATCGTAATATCgtcattcataaaattttcaatacgtttaataatatcGCTCATTTTCTTTTTGCAGGTTTTCAACGGAATAGCCAATTACATGATCATTTTAATTCAACTACAATTCCAACAGAATATAATAgcaaaaagtttacaaaatgatGTGGAGCTTATTTCAACATAATATTAGATATCATCAAGGATGATACTTACTGCTATTCTTCGTAGAATAAATCTTTCTGTAGTTACCAATTAATGTTATACATacgtttcttttattttaaatagatAACCTAAGATAAAATTATGATCCCGCCTATTTTAAGCATTTGCCAAGGGATACTGGTATTGTTTGCCTTCTTCTTTATACTGTTCATGCCAAATAATTCAATGAACggccgtgtgtg
Encoded here:
- the Gr47b gene encoding gustatory receptor 47b, with translation MNIIKFLFDVKSMHQCLFVLYNVLYYTGCLCFKIENGMRLYYTRWSTVFGYIVRFLLVISFIGGLAMKFTDDELYDAMIGRLEPVIKFVLCFECFISTVMYIQITFSLDFTRLKHLHLSHLLQSLDDKLLKDFPFVKWNYNKTARKYNVLVSLVTIYFMSISLGFVFNLSRCRCGYISSFLLAFSYACMTCCAGTANFLYVAGMDMLRIRFRLLYKLIKVCFSTKSRTSKDDIKLFRKLKILQFYFKEYNSMIPTLNHVFSSVSGAGTFHDFAMLTNVGFLLLSKTIEGKAGPEEYAYIVLFMLPRVYKVTMTVTYGHLVHVARRNCIHDMLSVEKFFNEPKIIKQNMDSFLHWRMHNNYFFSIGNSIRCDLPVLFIVFNGIANYMIILIQLQFQQNIIAKSLQNDVELIST